A window of Candidatus Coatesbacteria bacterium genomic DNA:
CGGGTGGTGTCGAGGTCGTCCTCGAGGCGGGTCAACTCGCGCTGGCGGTCGATGCGCTCCCGGGCCTCGAGGCCGGGCTCGTCGACGGCCTCGCGCAGCTCGGCGACGCGCTCCCCGAGCCGCCGGACGGCCTCCTCCAGTTCCGTCAACCCCTCGCCGACCTGCTCGAGCTCGGAACGCTCTCCCAGAACCACGCCCAGGCCCTTGAGCCGCCGGACCAGGGCCCGGGAATCGTCCGCCGGCAGCTCGTACTCCAATTCGGCGAAGGCCTCGTCGTCGTCGTCCTCGGTGCGGCTCGTCAGCAGGTTGGCGCCGCCGTCGGTCAGTAGGGCCCGGACCGCGGCGA
This region includes:
- a CDS encoding DUF4349 domain-containing protein; translation: MSRSAISTALLLIAAAAACGASYTYEVELELALDDFKEGLAAVRALLTDGGANLLTSRTEDDDDEAFAELEYELPADDSRALVRRLKGLGVVLGERSELEQVGEGLTELEEAVRRLGERVAELREAVDEPGLEARERIDRQRELTRLEDDLDTTRRRLDELRHRVEFHELHLVLVEGHGGEFDELGRLIFTIILPALVIVILAFFLGLRIGRLRERGES